From a region of the Rhinopithecus roxellana isolate Shanxi Qingling chromosome 8, ASM756505v1, whole genome shotgun sequence genome:
- the GMIP gene encoding GEM-interacting protein isoform X10 produces the protein MDAAEPGLPPAPEGRKRYSDIFRSLDNLEISLGNVTLEMLAGDPLLSEDPEPDKTPTATATNEASCWSGPFPEGPVPLTGEELDLRLIRTKGGVDAALEYAKTWSRYAKELLAWTEKRASYELEFAKSTMKIAEAGKVSIQQQSHMPLQYIYTLFLEHDLSLGALAMETVAQQKRDYYQPLAAKRTEIEKWRKEFKEQWMKEQKRMNEAVQALRRAQLQYVQRSEDLRARSQGSPEDPSPQASPGPSKQQERRRRSREEAQAKALEAEALYQACVREANARQQDLEIAKQRIVSHVRKLVFQGDEVLRRVTLGLFGLCGAQAERGPRAFAALAECCAPFEPGQRYQEFVRALRPEAPPPPPPAFSFQEFVPSVNSSPLDIRKKLSGPLPPRLDENSAEPGPWEDPGTGWRWQGPTPGSDVDSVGGGSESRSLDSPTSSPDLGDGLENGLGSPFRKWTLSSAAQTHRLRRLRGPAKCRECEAFMVSGTECEECFLTCHKRCLETLLILCGHRRLPARTPLFGVDFLQLPRDFPEEVPFVVTKCTAEIEHRALDVQGIYRVSGSRVRVERLCQAFENGRALVELSGNSPHDVSSVLKRFLQELTDPVIPFHLYDAFISLAKTLHADPGDDPGTPSPSPEVICSLKTLLVQLPDSNYNTLRHLVAHLFRVAARFMENKMSANNLGIVFGPTLLRPPDSPRAAGAIPVTCLLDSGHQAQLVEFLIVHYEQIFGMDELPQATEPPPQDSSPAPGPLTASSQLPPLDLDPDSQPPVLASDPGPDPGPDPQPHSALEQHPTVTPTEIPTPQSDQREDVAEDTKDGGGEVSSQGPEDTLLGTQSRGHFSRQPVKYPRGGVRPVTHQLSSLALVASKLCEETPITSVPRGSLRGRGPSPAAASPEGSPLRRTPLPKHFEITQETARLLSKLDSEAVPRATCCPDVQPEEAEDHL, from the exons ATGGACGCAGCAGAGCCGG ggcTCCCCCCGGCTCCTGAGGGCAGGAAGAGGTACAGTGACATCTTCCGGAGCCTGGACAACCTCGAAATCTCACTGGGGAACGT GACCCTTGAGATGCTGGCTGGAGACCCTCTACTCTCAGAAGACCCAGAACCTGACAAGACCCCCACAGCCACTGCT ACCAACGAAGCCAGCTGTTGGAGCGGCCCCTTCCCAGAGGGTCCTGTACCCCTCACAG GGGAGGAACTGGACTTGCGGCTCATTCGGACCAAGGGGGGTGTGGACGCAGCCCTGGAATATGCCAAGACCTGGAGCCGCTATGCCAAGGAACTGCTTGCCTGGACTGAAAAGAGAGCCAGCTATG AGCTGGAGTTTGCTAAGAGTACCATGAAGATCGCTGAAGCTGGCAAGGTGTCCATTCAACAGCAG AGCCACATGCCTCTGCAGTACATCTACACCCTGTTTCTGGAGCATGATCTCAGCCTGGGAGCCCTGGCCATGGAGACAGTAGCCCAGCAGAAAAGAGACTACTACCAG CCCCTCGCCGCCAAAAGGACTGAGATTGAGAAGTGGCGGAAGGAGTTCAAGGAGCAGTGGATGAAGGAGCAGAAGCGGATG AATGAGGCGGTGCAGGCACTGCGGCGCGCCCAGCTGCAGTATGTGCAACGCAGCGAGGACCTGCGGGCGCGCTCCCAGGGGTCCCCTGAGGACCCGTCCCCCCAGGCCTCGCCGGGACCTAGCAAGCAGCAGGAGCGACGGCGGCGCTCGCGGGAGGAGGcccaggccaag GCGCTGGAGGCGGAGGCGCTGTACCAGGCCTGTGTCCGCGAGGCCAACGCGCGGCAGCAGGACCTGGAGATCGCCAAGCAGCGAATCGTGTCGCACGTGCGCAAGCTGGTGTTTCAGGGGGATGAAGTGCTGAGGCGG GTGACCCTGGGTCTCTTTGGGCTGTGCGGCGCGCAGGCGGAGCGTGGCCCCCGTGCCTTCGCTGCCCTGGCCGAGTGCTGTGCGCCCTTTGAGCCGGGCCAGCGCTACCAGGAGTTCGTACGGGCGCTGCGGCCCGaggccccgcccccgcctccGCCCGCCTTCTCTTTCCAGGAGTTCGTTCCCTCCGTGAACAG CTCCCCTCTGGACatcagaaagaagctctctgggCCTCTACCTCCAAGGCTGGATGAGAATTCAGCTGAGCCAGGCCCTTGGGAGGATCCGGGCACAGGCTGGCGCTGGCAAG GCCCCACTCCGGGCAGTGATGTGGACAGCGTGGGTGGCGGCAGCGAGTCTCGGTCCCTGGACTCTCCCACTTCCAGCCCAG ACCTGGGAGACGGGCTGGAGAATGGGCTGGGCAGCCCCTTCAGGAAGTGGACACTGTCCAGTGCGGCTCAGACCCACCGGCTGCGGCGACTGCGAGGCCCGGCCAAGTGCCGCGAGTGCGAAGCCTTCATGGTCAGCGGGACAGAGTGTGAGGAG TGCTTTCTGACCTGCCACAAGCGCTGCCTGGAGACTCTCCTGATCCTCTGTGGACACAGGCGGCTACCAGCACGGACACCCCTCTTTGGGGTCGACTTCCTGCAGCTACCCAGGGACTTCCCGGAGGAGGTACCCTTTGTGGTCACAAAGTGCACGGCTGAGATAGAACACCGCGCCCTGGATGTGCAG GGCATTTACCGGGTCAGCGGGTCCCGGGTCCGTGTGGAGCGGTTGTGCCAGGCTTTCGAGAATGGCCGAGCGTTGGTGGAGCTGTCAGGGAACTCGCCTCATGATGTCTCGAGTGTTCTCAAGCGATTTCTTCAGGAG CTCACCGACCCCGTGATCCCCTTCCACCTCTACGATGCCTTCATCTCTCTGGCTAAGACCTTGCATGCAGACCCTGGGGACGACCCTGggacccccagccccagccctgaggTTATCTGCTCGCTGAAGACCCTCTTGGTACAGCTGCCTGACTCTAACTACAACACCCTGCGGCACCTGGTGGCCCATCTGTTCAG GGTGGCTGCACGGTTTATGGAAAACAAGATGTCTGCCAACAACTTGGGCATTGTGTTTGGGCCGACACTGCTGCGGCCACCGGACAGCCCACGGGCAGCCGGCGCCATCCCTGTCACCTGCCTGCTGGACTCTGGGCATCAGGCCCAGCTTGTGGAGTTCCTCATTGTGCACTACGAGCAGATCTTTGGGATGGATGAGCTCCCCCAGGCCACTGAGCCCCCGCCCCAAGACTCCAGCCCAGCCCCTGGGCCCCTCACAGCCAGCTCCCAACTGCCACCCCTGGACCTTGACCCGGACTCCCAGCCCCCAGTCCTAGCCTCGGACCCCGGCCCGGACCCCGGCCCAGACCCCCAGCCCCACAGTGCCCTGGAGCAGCATCCCACAGTCACACCCACCGAG ATCCCAACTCCACAGAGTGACCAGAGAGAGGATGTGGCTGAAGACACCAaagatgggggaggggaag TGTCCAGCCAAGGCCCAGAGGACACACTCCTGGGGACACAGTCTCGTGGCCACTTCAGCCGCCAGCCAGTGAAGTATCCCCGGGGCGGTGTGAGGCCTGTAACCCACCAGCTGTCCAGTCTGGCCCTGGTGGCTTCCAAGCTGTGCGAAGAGACCCCCATCACATCAGTGCCCAGAGGGAGTTTGCGGGGGCGGGGACCTAGCCCTGCAGCTGCCTCCCCTGAGGGCAGCCCCCTGCGCCGCACCCCGCTGCCCAAGCATTTTGAGATCACCCAGGAGACAGCCCGGCTACTCTCCAAACTGGACAGCGAGGCTGTGCCCAGGGCCACCTGCTGCCCAGATGTCCAGCCTGAGGAAGCCGAGGACCATCTCTGA